One part of the Parasphingorhabdus sp. SCSIO 66989 genome encodes these proteins:
- a CDS encoding type II toxin-antitoxin system RelE/ParE family toxin, producing the protein MQTVAETPTFIRQSEKLFSEDEKDELMTFLAENPLAGDEIPGTGGVRKVRFAASGRGKRGGARIIYYYLDDRMPLYALLAYAKAAKADMTVGEKRTVKQLTTALKAAWKDRK; encoded by the coding sequence ATGCAAACAGTTGCCGAGACGCCAACTTTTATCCGCCAGAGTGAAAAACTGTTTAGCGAAGATGAGAAAGACGAGCTTATGACCTTCTTGGCCGAAAACCCTCTGGCAGGTGATGAAATACCGGGCACAGGCGGTGTCCGCAAAGTGCGGTTTGCGGCATCGGGAAGGGGAAAGCGAGGCGGTGCGCGGATCATCTATTATTACCTTGATGATAGGATGCCTCTCTATGCCCTGCTGGCTTATGCAAAGGCCGCAAAGGCAGATATGACAGTCGGCGAAAAACGCACCGTCAAACAACTAACCACAGCCTTAAAGGCGGCATGGAAGGACAGAAAATGA
- a CDS encoding type II toxin-antitoxin system ParD family antitoxin, whose protein sequence is MMNRLTISVPEQMNAYVEAQINGGRYGNVSEYFRDLVRRDQERRESAIQELRAMLDKAEASGVSSRSLPEIMKAAREEARAQGLLDD, encoded by the coding sequence ATGATGAACAGACTGACAATTTCGGTGCCGGAGCAGATGAACGCCTATGTTGAAGCCCAGATCAATGGTGGGCGCTATGGCAATGTGAGCGAGTATTTCCGCGATCTTGTCCGCCGCGATCAGGAGCGCCGGGAAAGCGCCATTCAGGAGTTGCGCGCCATGCTCGATAAGGCAGAGGCGAGCGGTGTAAGTTCGCGCAGCTTGCCGGAAATCATGAAAGCCGCTCGTGAGGAAGCCCGCGCTCAGGGCTTGCTGGATGACTGA
- a CDS encoding type II toxin-antitoxin system RelE/ParE family toxin — MTERLRLTEEADRDLIDIYLYSLKEFGVQQADRYSDTLMQKLETVAENPSFGSDYSYIRAGLRRYTSVSHAIYYQSLDSGILVLRILHGSMDPARHL, encoded by the coding sequence ATGACTGAACGGCTCAGGCTTACCGAAGAAGCCGACCGTGATCTGATCGATATTTACCTTTACAGCCTGAAAGAATTTGGTGTGCAGCAGGCAGATCGCTACTCTGACACCCTGATGCAAAAGCTTGAAACTGTTGCTGAAAATCCGAGTTTTGGCAGCGATTACAGCTATATCCGAGCCGGATTGCGGCGCTATACAAGCGTATCTCATGCAATTTACTACCAATCTCTAGATAGTGGTATTTTGGTGCTGCGCATCCTGCATGGCAGCATGGACCCGGCACGACATTTATAG
- a CDS encoding Tox-REase-5 domain-containing protein — MSNIETVVRAGGTATVSTQEAFTMDGARVEADRVVVDAKTLEITSPQDSSTFTSDARSTGVNVGYDFADKTLSVGGSYSKTDIDGDFVSVNEQSGIFAGEGGFDINIEEKATLNGAVVASEASPDLNSFRSAELEMNDLANRETFDASQMNVSASLSGGINSLGKATTGQDRLPGTQRPGLNAGLPTFFTAGDEQSGTTYSAIANGTIIIGGEDRSDDPGINNDTDGANDGALDQQFTDETRTEINDSFAAARILAAEGNTAFQNIASKEKEKDAEAKRKEDEAERNRKEAENPENSAEDREKYRKAAAEATAQAKKLRGEAQDLRDTFGPGSLTRLVFTAINGAAGGDVTNGLSGMGQSAVVNVLQGLGAQQIKALADGLGKETITENEDGTTTTTFTPTTESELLRSALQGIAGCAAGAAGGSGDCGSAAMGAAGSVAVNLLINSLTDEQDEATFDKDDNQTDADTEGDLQRSKNVTALIGLIAEGLGLDANAASTAGQIETENNQLGQENKGNLIQTSLCPPGQEAVCNTNNVIFLTTTTLGQLALQAAGGDKELAIKCAGADTSSECGVVRQRYNELSAALGAGWQQLDADTIVQRIAQIDAAESTLDQLFGDDEVRKQLTREFLADGSITSAGLEAKLAELKQREWDESTIGQLYNSVVSLFSSGDEVQPDFETETTPSGDPNDPKDKQNAIIMGMVLAVYAAAQGADVDLGNPPPFMPDQVGYTADDQPLFQDPGTDEYYVLDEQGNRQDVPLQSNVVKDYLAAKARLEQSPTPEKEIGITRDGKTIYRDQSGNEYVKNEDGRQISLQEYQGEGLANGKPTFKIGESDGGPGAWVPANENMSNAQRLYQQKVTGAPQGTAYNVPDPNVPSGRTSFDGFDPATNTLIDAKCWTCWPRNDLSFSNQSVVNQAFRQQRIAQQTGRTVEWHVPDEAAATRVRNAFTTAPDELRIDPKVVRIVVTPK, encoded by the coding sequence ATCAGCAACATAGAAACCGTGGTGCGCGCTGGCGGCACGGCGACAGTCAGCACGCAAGAGGCGTTTACCATGGACGGGGCACGGGTTGAGGCCGATCGCGTGGTTGTCGATGCAAAAACGCTGGAGATTACCAGCCCGCAGGACTCCTCCACCTTTACCAGCGATGCCCGTTCAACCGGTGTGAATGTCGGTTATGACTTTGCCGACAAGACGCTGAGCGTCGGCGGCAGCTACTCGAAGACCGATATTGATGGTGACTTTGTCTCGGTCAACGAACAGTCGGGCATCTTCGCCGGAGAGGGCGGCTTTGATATCAATATCGAGGAAAAGGCGACGCTGAACGGCGCGGTTGTCGCCTCTGAAGCCTCGCCCGATCTCAACAGCTTCCGGTCTGCCGAGCTGGAGATGAACGACCTTGCCAATCGGGAGACGTTCGATGCCAGCCAGATGAACGTCTCGGCCAGCCTGTCGGGCGGGATCAACAGTCTTGGCAAAGCCACCACCGGGCAGGACCGGCTGCCGGGCACCCAGCGCCCGGGCCTCAATGCCGGTCTGCCGACCTTCTTCACCGCCGGGGATGAACAAAGCGGCACAACCTACAGCGCCATTGCCAATGGCACGATCATTATCGGCGGTGAGGACCGCTCCGATGATCCGGGCATCAATAACGATACCGATGGGGCCAATGATGGCGCTCTGGATCAGCAGTTTACCGACGAGACCAGAACGGAGATCAACGACAGCTTCGCCGCGGCAAGGATATTGGCGGCGGAAGGCAATACCGCCTTTCAAAATATTGCGAGTAAGGAGAAGGAAAAGGACGCCGAGGCGAAACGGAAAGAAGATGAGGCCGAGAGGAATCGCAAAGAGGCTGAAAACCCTGAGAACTCGGCTGAAGACCGAGAGAAGTATCGCAAGGCGGCTGCAGAGGCGACTGCGCAAGCCAAGAAACTGCGCGGCGAAGCGCAGGACTTGCGCGATACCTTTGGCCCGGGCAGTCTGACGCGTCTGGTCTTTACCGCGATCAACGGCGCGGCGGGTGGTGATGTGACCAATGGCCTTTCGGGTATGGGTCAGTCGGCTGTGGTCAATGTGCTGCAGGGCCTGGGGGCACAGCAGATCAAGGCACTGGCCGATGGTCTGGGTAAGGAGACCATCACCGAAAACGAAGACGGCACCACCACCACAACCTTCACCCCGACCACCGAGAGCGAGCTGCTGCGCTCTGCATTGCAGGGCATTGCCGGCTGTGCGGCAGGGGCTGCGGGTGGCTCAGGCGATTGTGGCTCTGCCGCCATGGGTGCAGCAGGCAGTGTCGCGGTCAACCTGCTGATCAACAGCCTGACCGATGAGCAGGACGAAGCAACCTTCGACAAGGATGACAACCAGACCGATGCCGATACCGAAGGCGACCTGCAACGCAGCAAGAACGTCACCGCGCTGATCGGTCTCATCGCAGAGGGCCTTGGCCTCGATGCCAATGCCGCCAGCACAGCGGGGCAGATTGAGACCGAGAATAATCAGTTAGGACAAGAAAATAAGGGCAACCTGATTCAAACCAGTCTATGTCCACCAGGGCAAGAAGCTGTTTGCAACACCAATAATGTTATATTTCTCACCACAACGACATTGGGGCAACTCGCACTACAGGCGGCCGGTGGCGATAAGGAACTCGCTATAAAATGTGCTGGAGCGGATACTAGCTCTGAATGTGGCGTTGTGCGCCAGCGATACAATGAGCTGAGTGCGGCCTTAGGTGCTGGCTGGCAGCAGTTAGACGCAGATACTATTGTTCAGCGCATTGCGCAAATTGATGCAGCCGAAAGCACATTGGATCAGCTTTTTGGCGATGATGAAGTCCGTAAACAACTGACAAGGGAGTTCCTTGCCGATGGCAGTATAACCTCGGCAGGTCTGGAGGCAAAGCTAGCGGAACTTAAACAGCGAGAATGGGATGAGAGCACTATAGGCCAGCTCTATAACTCAGTTGTCAGCCTGTTCTCGTCGGGTGATGAAGTTCAACCTGACTTTGAAACCGAAACAACGCCATCAGGCGACCCCAATGATCCAAAGGATAAACAGAACGCCATAATTATGGGGATGGTTCTCGCCGTTTATGCTGCGGCACAGGGCGCAGATGTTGATCTGGGCAATCCGCCTCCGTTTATGCCTGATCAGGTAGGGTACACTGCCGATGACCAACCGCTGTTCCAGGACCCGGGAACGGACGAGTATTATGTCTTGGATGAACAAGGCAATCGTCAGGATGTTCCGTTACAAAGCAATGTTGTTAAAGACTATTTGGCCGCGAAAGCTCGACTAGAGCAAAGCCCGACGCCCGAGAAAGAAATCGGTATTACGCGTGACGGAAAAACGATTTATAGAGATCAATCGGGTAATGAATATGTCAAGAACGAAGATGGTCGGCAGATTTCGCTCCAGGAGTATCAAGGAGAAGGATTAGCGAATGGAAAGCCTACATTTAAGATTGGTGAGTCCGATGGCGGACCAGGCGCTTGGGTGCCTGCAAACGAAAACATGTCTAATGCTCAAAGATTATATCAACAGAAGGTAACTGGCGCTCCCCAGGGAACAGCTTACAATGTACCTGATCCGAATGTTCCATCTGGCCGCACAAGTTTCGATGGCTTTGATCCAGCAACGAACACATTGATTGATGCAAAGTGCTGGACCTGTTGGCCAAGAAATGATCTTAGTTTCTCGAACCAGTCAGTTGTGAATCAGGCTTTCAGGCAGCAAAGGATTGCACAGCAAACTGGGAGAACGGTGGAATGGCACGTCCCAGACGAAGCAGCAGCAACCCGTGTGCGAAACGCTTTCACCACTGCACCAGATGAACTACGTATTGATCCAAAGGTTGTTCGCATTGTCGTTACGCCTAAGTAG